TTAATAACTGACAGGTACATAACCTACTTAAACTGAAATGAAGGAGTATATAACAACGTTTTTCGCTGGTGAATTGTGTGAAGAACATTACAATATACGTGtgtatcaattatggacctttgctTCGGTCCATATGGGTTATACTTTATATTCTACCAGGGCAATATAACACCAAATGGACCGAAACAAAGGtccttatatttttatattagaaaTGTAGTTTCTTTGAAAAATGTCGTAACGAATTCTCTGTTGTGAATGTTAATTATTTGAACCAACGAGTCGATATGCTTAACATCGAACTCCACGTGACCATGGTTTAGCCAATGATTCTAATGGAAACTCGAAgcatatctaatacatgtatataagaatATACTACACAATCAATTTGGATGTTTTTTATCATGAACTGCGTAATGTTTTTAAACAACTGCATATGCCCATCTTGTGAACCATTATTTCACATATATTCAAGGACTTGATCAGATTTTATACTCTACCATGAATTTATATACCAACTACGTTCAATCTCTCTGATGCCTTTTTTTATTTCCTCTAGATTCAGAAGAAGATGTAATGAAGTCAACACAGATAATGAGCGGACTAGCAAAAGACGACAAGGAATTTAAGTTTTTTGTTGGAGAAAAATCGGTACGTTTTCCTTATTAGTCAGTAAGCAGCAATTAATATAAAAGCTCATTCGTTGAGGATAAATTAAAACTCCTCTCGAGGTGGAATCATTTagatacaagagatcccagagggatcttggcgcccaccaaagaatgatctatgtctgataatggaaagagggatcttttctctgcttttcaaacttgtgcaaacatactacatataaaatttgagacagatcacttcagtactttctgagaaacaccagtaataaacttcaactatcaaaatccaagatggctccttggcggccatcttgttgatcgatcggtcccaaatcaaaatatgcacaactagggccctaggggaacctatatatgaaatatgagacagATTCGTTCaatactttgtgagaaatagcgataacaatcttaaactatcaaaatccaagatggctgcctgaccgccattttgttgaccgatcgatccaaaaacgaaTTATGCATAACTAGtgccctagggaaacatacatatgaaattgaagaaagatcccttcagtactttgtgagatatagcggtaacaatctttacctatcaaaatccaagatggctgcctggcggccatcttgttgaccgatcggtcccaaaacgcaatatgcacaactagagccctaggggaacctacatatgaaatttgagaaagatcccttcagtactttgtgaaatatagcgataacaatctttaactatcaaaatccaagatggctgcctggcggccatcttgttcaccgatcggtcccaaaacgcaatatgcacaactagagccctaggggaacctacatatgaaatttgagaaagatcccttcaaaactttgtgagatatagtgataacaagaattgttaacggagggacggacagacggacggaagaacggacgacggaccacggacaaaaagcgatttgaatagcccaccatctgatgatggtgggctaaaaacaatGATACTAGTGATGTGTCCGTTGTTTCCATAGTAACCACTAAAACAACGATCTTTACTACacaaataaaatttcatgtgATACAGTATATGAGAAAAATTAATAAGATAAtcatagatttttttaaaacttctCAGAAGTGCAGTTTTCCATTCTGGGACATTCTGAGTGAAAGTGTACTTGGTGGACTGGAAACGTCACAGAGAAGACAACTCAGGGGAAATCAAGAATACGTGATGTCACAGAAAAGGTGCCTAGTTATGTCAAACCTACCAAAACGTCTGCTTTACAAGACGGATGATGAGTGGACCATGTCGGAAGACAATGTCCGCGAATTTATCACTAAGGTCAAGGACAGCAAAATCAAATCCATATATTTTGGAGTCATCAGATTTGAATGCTATCTTTAGGTCACACAAAGAAAAACAGTTCGTCGGGAACTTCCGCTCCTTTTATACTagatagtaaatataaacctgCTGTCAAAGTTTTTGAACAGACAAAACAAACCCTCCTCAGACGGGTGCTAGACAAAACAAACCCTCAGACGGGTGCTAGATATGTTATGGACTAATCACCGGAATCAAAATGATTTCCACAACAAAACTTTAGTAAGGTATTCCATGGACAGGAATTGAAAtgatttaacattttaacaacATACCCTCGGCGAGGCATTCTATGGACAGGAATTAAAATGATATGATTTCGACAACAAACATACAGCGAGGTATTCTACGGAGCAGGAATTCGCATGAATTCAACAACAACCCCTCAGTGCGACATTCTATGGAGGAcgaattaaaatgattttaagaACAAACACTCAGTGATTCTATGGAgtagatatataaaataatgacttcaaCAACAAAACTCCATTGAGGTATGTTATATTAATGGTTATTTGATACAACCAACGAAATGATTACTCGTGACGTTTCGATCACCACACTGTTATCTTCATCAGACGTAAATGACTAGTGCAATATGTTTGCACTGAGGATATGTTGGTACGAGATGGAAACCTCAGTGTGTAAACGTGTACGAGATGGTAAAACTGTCATTGCGATATTTTATGGAGcaagaaataaaatgatttcaaTAACAAACCCCCAGATGGGCTTTCTATGGCACaggaataaaaataatgattaaaacAACAAACTCTCCGAGAGTTATTCTATGAAAAGGGAATTAAAATAACGAACCCAACGCTGGTTACCCACACAATCAGTCTTTGGTATAcagtaatataaatataaacagagtagagtggagtttagacacaaGTTTCCGAAGTTGTCACAAACACGCATACTTACATGAATTCCATGGTTATTATACAGCAGACACACTACAGTTATCATCAAACTCAGTTACCAACTTCATCAGTTTATGAGTTCATAACGACATAAAGTACACGTGGTTATTATCTAATGCATGTAAATTTTACACTCTCATCGCGGGTGCCATTCAATTTTACACTCTCATCGCGGATGCCAATCaaaacaattacatattataattGTAGTATACTGTAAAAGTGGATATTTTTGCGAGTCTTTATTTTCACGATTTGTAATTTTCTAGTTTCTAGAAACCTTTcacaacatttacaatgtagCTTCTTGGCTTCTTATAGGTTACACGCGAAAGGAATTTTCGCGATAAAAAAATAGGAAATTTTAATTAGCGCATTTCGCCCAGCGTATTTCATCCCTCTTGAAAAGACTTTCGCCTAATTAGCGCCCATCACCCCCGCTAAAGAATTCTGCGTAATTAGCGTATTTCGCCCTCGCTAAAAAGACTTCCGCATAAATCAGCGTATTTCACCCCCGCAAAAGAATTCCGCGTCATTAGCGTATTTCAATCCTCGCGTAAATGTCCACGTTTACCGTATCACAAGCAAGTGGCAGCCCTTTTGTACCACCTCCCCCATAAGTTGGGTCATATTTACCATATTTAGCAGTAATCAGTGTTAAAGAAACAAGGCTCATGGAACTCAACTTATTATCATATGAGTTCTTATATTGTCTTAAGTTCATAAATACAGAGGAAAGGTTGTGTAATCACATATCGATATCCCGCAAGCGAGTGATAATGTTGGGATTGACCTGACCAAAAACAACTTACAAACACCAGGTCagttttacattttacttatcATCACATCATATACAGCATTTACTTCCTCTATAATAAAACAAAGCAGTTGTTAAAAGCAAAATATGTAGCTTAGTACACTTACAAATCTCGTAATATTTACCACACGTGTGAAATAAACCAATAATCATAACAGACAAGATTccaaagataatatataaaatgtggTAATGGATTTTACTGTCGGTATCACGTGCGGACGGGGAAGATCGGAGTCACAACCTTGTAATAGTAAAGATATTAAATGCGTTTCAACTAAACATTAAACGATATTTTGGTGTCCAGACTTTGTGTTATTTTCCATTTTCCAATACTGTATAGACAGCTATTTTCTTACGTATAAAATTtcgccaaaaaaaaaaaaacccaaaaaaaaaaccgaatTAAAATCCAGCAATAAGAATATAACACAGTgcaaatgatttatttattacttCTGATTTCAtagatgattatttttattatcgTACTAATGTCCTCCGAAAATATCACTAGGAAAACTACTGGCTTTACAGCAACTTGCATGTGTTGCAAATATTGATAGcatttccttttttatttaaCTTTGCACAACTAACACTAATTTTTAGCGAGAAATCCAGTTCACTTCACCTCAAAAATGACTCACACCCGTTGAGGGCATTTTGTCTTATGCAAACAAATGTCAAGTTGTGACtttgataaaatatcaatatttaacagTAGCACAAAACATTCTCTCATTTATCATATCAAATCAACAttacaacataaaataaaacattaaattcttCTTTTTTCAGAGTGTAAATATAAATctcaataaaaaatatcaattttattggaCGGTGTTGCTTGAAATCAAGCATACTCTTTAGTCATAACATCATGTGTAAAGATTAACTTCTAACACCAAAGTAACGCATCATGCATGTAACACAAATCCCATACTTCATACTTACATAAAGCAACAATCAAATCAAAAATAACACTAGACGAACACTAAAAAAGACACAATATCATAATCACAGTTGACCATTCTGACCTTTCTGATAAAGAACCGAAAATGTCCACCATCCATGAACATTCTCaccaattacatgtacatttattatgTTTTAGAAAGCACTTTAACAATACCATTTCATAACTTCGCATTTTTCACTGACTGACTTATATTATAATTAGCTATAACCTACAATAGTTACCGCTACTGCTTTACTATACTTACTTTAGTTTAGATATTGgcaagaaataaaacaaaattttttatCTACTCCTGGGATCAACTTCCCCTTGGATTCGCATCTAAATGgtaaaaattacatttatattaaagACCCATTATCTTTCCGAAATGacttgatttttaaaatgggaatgtaaaacgagtcacaaaagttatgaACTTAACACTCATCATCACCCTATgaacaatttattaaaataaattaattattatgttttttcaGCAGTTGTCCTGATTGCCGCGCGTTATAATTAGTTGACTAACCCTGAAGACGGAACAATAGAGAAATGACTCTTTtctgtttacatagattacacaGGGAATGCTGTTTTTGTTTGGTGTTATTGTTATGTTGACAATAGTCTTAAGAagcttttgttttgtttcggaAACGTAGTGGGTCTTTAACGAAAAATTCTTTGGTAGATCAGATTGATTCACAATTATTTACATGAACACATGCTTGAACATTGATTTAAACCTACAAACACTAAAATGAATCGATTCAATGTCTTAAATCTCTTGCTAGATACTAACATTCTAGTTAAAGTGAGCACTTAAGTGCGCATTATGCCCAATTACaagattaattttattataCAGTAGTAATACCTCTGCAATGTGACATACAAAGTGTCCTAGCACCTaaacgtaaacaaaacataaacgTTCGCTGTTTTTAACTTGCGTAACATAaaagttataaatatgtattgaaATAGCAAAGTTGtatacaaaagaaaattttgaaatgatgacatattcaaaacattaaaatgcCTCTACATCTCAACTCTTATTTTCAGATTTTCGACTGTTTGTTACAGTGAAATATGAAAGACTTACAAAAAATGCAATTTATCAGGAATTACAATAGGGCACTCCTGTcgtacataaaacatacagagTAAAGAAACAAAGAAACTATCAAATGTACCATACATCCACCAAGTGGATAGTGTAATGTAGGCAACTAACAGTTGGACAATGTAATGAAATGAGGGTTATTTTTATGTAGTAATGTAGGCAACTAACAGTTGGACAATGTAATGAAATGAGGGTTATTTTTATGTAGTAATGTAGGCAACTAACAGTTGGACAATGTAATGAAATGAGGGTTATTTTTATGTAGTAATGTAGGCAACTAACAGTTGGACAATGTAATGAAATGAGGGTTATTTTTATGTAGTAATGTAGGCAACTAACAGTTGGACAATGTAATGAAATGAGggttatttttatgtatagtaATGTAGTGGAATATAACAGTTGGACAATGTAATGAAATGAGGGTTATTTTTATGTAGTAATGTAGGCAACTAACAGTTGGACAATGTAATGAAATGAGGGTTATTTTTATGTAGTAATGTAGGCAACTAACAGTTGGACAATGTAATGAAGGGTTATTTTTATGGATTTGTACTTTTTTACATTTCTGATATTGTTACACACACAGTCAATATTTCATATGTCGATGATCCGTGTGATACTGTCACTTTCATCAGACCACGTTTGGAAGACTAGTGCGATGTTAACATTGTCTCCTTTTTTCACAAATTGTACAACTCATCAAAGGTTACGCATCAAAGTTTCCCTGGTTGTGTaacaatattattacataaaacCATACTCTAcaaccagaaaaaaatgtttagaaaCAATGAGAACTATGTGACTAAGACACCATGatcattaggccaaaaaaaatatatgtttgttaagggttacattggcaaaacaAATAGTGTCGGTAGATCGGGAGaatttttttagtgtctttctctctaaaataatggccggaaacGGAGTCTGAGAATGAAATCCCATCGtttaattctttttttcatagaaaagtgggaaaaattagggtcggggataaaaaattagggtcgttgtgtaaccctaaacagacatatattttttttggccttatacatgtataatacttctgaaatattacataaaacattacatcATAATTAGTGATACATAAATTTTCACAAGTCATAAGGATAACACAAATAGACAAAAAGTATATAGGTATACCAATAAAATGACTTATGGCTAGGTATGCCTCAACTACGGTACCCTAAAATATTGGACCtgtagaaaatattttttgttgatcAGTCGTTCATATTTCAAGTCCAGATTTCTGgaacaaatttttcatatagGTTATGTAAGAAGATGTCCGAATCGGAGCTAGATGGTAGATTACCTTATTTGGAAGATTTGTAACTGTCAAATAAGATATCTGTAAGTATTagttaaatatacatatatatgtaaacagtcggttaattgaaaaataattgtcaTATATGCACCATCGTATGTCTAGATCCAGAACATTAGAACCAACAGATTAACCATTGTGTAGTTTAAgattcatttttaaataaatatttcaaatttatttcctCTTAATCCACATTAAAAGATATTTCGTTTCACACGAACtcatgaatattatttttattttaattacttttattaaaagtaaatatcttggactttaaaaaaaataatacttataattatattacgTTTAACACAGAATACATTCATAGTTATATACAGTGTgtatattataattgtaaaatattcataaatgaatTTCATGGTATATACtacaggtaaacattattgataaatatgttattcCACATTAAGATACAGATAGGCATCAGCTATTTGTTTAGGGATATTTGATTTCATCCATGCAGTAGTAAAATAATGATTCAACATGTTATATGGGCATATACAAACACAACTGTAAAATCACTCTACGTGTATTAACAAACATGTGGGAGTTGTGCTATCTGATGGAAGAATGCATTAGTTTTCTAAGGAAAAACAAAGAATATTCTAGAGCTATCTACCTGGtatttaattttagataaattaatTAACTTTTTGTATAAGGATTGAACAGTTGGTGATGGTAAATCCATAATACTGCTAATGGAAGgtgttgtttaaaatgttttagtTTTGGAGCAGTTTTTACCCTTCAGCAAAATCATTCACCAGAGTGTTGTTGGGGAAATTTTGCATATCACcaacttaagaaaaaaatattgccCAAAGTACTCAGAGGTAAAAATGTGGTAACTCCTTAAAAAATATTACGTAACTCCTTAAAAAATATTACCTGAATTTGTCATCAAACTCTAAGAaaattatacagatatgttttaCGACATGTTTTACCTGCTGATGAACgactacaaaataaaaattgttacCCGAGTCTATAGTCAAACTCTTAGAAAAATTATTCAGATGTGTTATATAAGTAATATAACTTGTTTTACCTGTCGATCAATGACTACTATCCTACATTAAAACGATGAATTATCAGCACCATATCAACCTTACGGGAATGTATTGTGGCACATAAAGGCATACCATCCTCACCCTTCACAACATTTGTTGATCCCTTTCTTTTTCTTCCTTTCATATAGATTGTCCTTTTCCACTCCTGAAAACATCGaaaatactacatgtacatttttattgatatacaaTTCGATGAAAGTGGTATTAGAAATGGTTGTATTATGTAAGTTATGCTCTATAATACAGTTAACGtacatattttaatgttaatattatTTCAGCGTTTTTCATGCAAACATTATTGtgttaaaatataattacagtaattgtattttgtatattttaacaTAGCCATTATAGTGGTTTACTGAATTTATCGTTGTGTGAAtctattaaaaaaatgattaaatttgaTTGAGCTAAAATATTAAGTACTGTATTCGAACCAATAGGCAACCAAGggcatttaaaaattaaaaaattgctAATTAAAAATAGACATTATTATTGCAAACATTTTTAATACAAGAGTTTACAAACTggcaataaatacatgtaattcaaaatattctttttttctttttcatctagacaaaaatattattttagctCTAATTCGTGttagtttatatacatttgtttgttttttaaaactGAGTTTTTAACTTATATACCTTATATACTAAAATAAATTCATCTTCATTTTTCCAAATAATTTCTTTGATGACAGATCTTTTTACCTAAAACCTTTATTGTGTCACCTGAATATCACCCATATTAAGTGCGTAAAGACTACAAAACCAATACAAAGCAATGTTTCTCTCACACACTTACGGATGAAATCGTTACCGATCTGCTTGGCCGGTTGGGAGCGATCAGTGTCTACTTCTCTCAATACAGCTGACTCGAACGTCAGAGATACTGCTCGGAAGAAGAAATCCTTCACATTCTCACCTGAACGAGAAAGgtagcatggttaacataagtGAAACATTCCACAATACTTCTTTTGCTTCATTTTAATAACATAACTCAACTAATTTAGTATCACAGGAGTTTAAAATCTTTATTCCCAGTAAAGTTATTTCCATATTTTCTGGATTATAAGCTGTGGAGGCCTTTATTCATATTTAACCTTTAGTTTTTGTACACTATATTATCCATATCAGAGTATAAACAGCGGCCATTACAAATTGTAATCTGTCCATAACATGAAGATATCTAACTCCCCGACCCACTAAATAATATTGTCTGTATGCTAAGTATCATGGAGTCTGCAGAGCTTTTCATACAAactgtttttcatttttattaacaaatacaaaatacaacacTAAGACTCAATGGTCTTAAATAATCATCTTGACTTCTCACCAAGATAAGGAAAATGAGCAACCGAGTTCATCTGTAACAATTCCAGTATAATTGGAAGAAATCCTAGGTCTCAATTCTCTttcataaaataacattttggatTAATTTTGGTTGCAGCAGTTCATCTGTGAGTTAAGGAGCAGCATatgcatatacattgtacattatctTGTAATCTGGACCTTCTGATATGTTGCCATGGTTACCTGTTTTAGAGGAGACTGCCCAGAACTCTGCCCCTAGACTGTTAGCAATGTCTGCTGCTCGTCTCTCTACTGCCTCATAACCAGCATCAGACTGTAATTAGAAGAAATCTTGTCATAAATATTACACATTATCCATAGTACTAATTCTAATTCATGACTGCAGAAGTAAGAGTTCAATGTTCATTACTTACTATATGAGCTTCAATCTGAtgaaaacacagatccttataattCTCATTTCGTTTCATAGAGGATCTGCCAACATCCCATTCggggtcacattctggtgaccttacaaattagccaatcaaattacTAACTCTTCTTGCCAGGGATGAAACAGTTTGTTAGAGCTGAATCATTTTTTGTGAATGTTGTCATTTCACTCAACATAACTGAATGTATAGGTGTGCTGTGATGAAGCCAGAGTACAAACATGCATTTGATCTAATGTAATGGGATTATgaggtcaccagaatgtgaccctAAATGAAATGTTGTGAGATCCTCTATGAAACGGAGTGAGAACGGTGAGTTCTGAAGCTTACccttaaattacatttatttccaCATAGTAATTCTTTAAAACTACAAATGTTGTTACTACTCTAAATGATTCCACTGTGAATTGTTGTGTGCATCATAATCTTTCTGCAACTCATCTAACATTTGATGGAGATCAACTTACCATGCTGTCTTTCTTGCTGCCCACCAGCAGTTTAATTGGATCGCTGGCACTTTCTGATGCATCATGCATCCACTTAGCAGCGTTGGATAAGGACATCTCATCTGTCAGATCGAACACCACCACAACCACTGAAACAGGTACCAATGAGTTTTTATAATACCTTCTAAATTGAGTCTGGTCAAATATTACCAATGAAACAAAGCTTATCTACAGGAAACTATGATCTCATTTTGAAGAATTATTCAAGATTATCAAACCTTTGTCACAGATTGGAGATTTTATGTGTCCAAAATGTAAGTTAATACTAGGTATActaaatcttttaaatcaaatACTACCATGCAACAACATgaagattatttttattatttacattattttaatcaaacttaAGTGATCATATCAACATCCTGCAAAATCATTgtcgttttgatatgtaagaacttttggaaggtcaatgaatgcatttagactggtttcctttgcccaactattcactttaattgaTCATATCAACATCCAGCAAAATTATGTAATGGACAAGTAGCTGATGTTAGTGTTTCAATGGAACAAGATTATCTCTTCATGTCAAATATCTGTAATTAGTGTTACACTAGAACCAATATCACAAAGATTGTTGTACTTACCATTGGCACCTCGATAGTAGGATGCAGCTATACACTTGAATCTCTCCTGGCCAGCTGTGTCCCATCTGTTAGTAAAAgcaatttttgaaatattttcagctATGATCATGAGTTGGAATATATAGGACCATAactaaatacaaaatacaaattcatGGTTCACATATTAATGTTCATTCCCTGCCTGTCAAGATTTAAATAAGATGCGCATtatgtacagatgtatatagAAACCTGTGCTTATAATGAAGTAACTCTATTGGTCACCACAGATTCAATATAGCCATACTTCTCTAAACTTTCATTCCTTATCATTAAACCTTGCTACTGGGACAACCACTTATCACTTTGGactaaaacatatttttctggTCAATATATCACTATGCCATTTCAATATGGATGTAGTAAAAACCTGCCCTTAGCGACCACTTCTGTACGaagaccacctgctttataagaccactttttagggtctaattatttaattatgaaCTCCACTGTAAGAATATGcatttgtttacaatgtattgaaCACATGATTATAATTGTGATAATGGGGAGATCAGGAGATTAAAACACCAATCAGGTAACAATAATTCTATAATTCAATATATACTCACATCTGTAGTGTGAATGGAATAGACAGAATGCTGAACTTTTCTACTTCAAAGTCCACTCCAATGGTCGCCTTGTAGTCTCTATCAAACACATCATGGCAGAACCTGGCAGGAACAGAGAAAAGTGTCAGCAAATAACACATAGAGGTAGTCATAATACTACTACATATTGAATTCAAAACTAAAATTGCACGACaattggtacatgtattaagtTAATACAAAGCTAAACTTACAATTTAATTGCagtacagtggaccctcgataatccagaCACCTtggttcccagcctaaaccgtctggattacgagttttccggaATGCCGAATTTCGTGTTCTTAGTTAATTAAATTGTCACGTACGAGTTACTCCGcttgaccttgtaatcgatgataggcttttatgtaacatacgtgtattataattaatactttgtttgttatgttttataggtattctttttcattacattaagaatatatacagaataaataataaacgtatttctttttcaaaatactaTGCTgcatatacaaaaatgtaactACGTATCCCACTCTTGATCTGTGTACGGCAAATTGCCTAAGCaaggatcaatatcatctacgttcttggcataaaaaaaaaactatgataacaaatagttgtgaacattttatgaactcatataattgttattttgtataatgtgtgtttttaataaccatttccacaaatctttgctttctgacttacagacgtGCGTAACAACCACACGCCCGGTTCACGTCTAACTTCATGCACAATGTCACACACGTGTAAATGGCATGTGCCGTAACCTTTTTATCTTATACCACAGACGATGAATTCGAATAGATTCacttacatttaaaattcttattaattttgtgagtattatctcactttattgtatctgatactcatagcgatatattctgcatgcgaaaCAAGTAAGGTATCTACAGCATACGTACCCGTACCCAAGCTCAAACTTCATGTTTAAAAGCATgtggctaaaaatatatattgtgtatctcaattacaacactgaagtttgatctcctatagaaaaccaatgaaccgttacatgactgcatgtaccctTGTGAAAAGtgttcaggtaaacgcccgtggctatgacctggcagcAGTTGTTATGACAACTCACACT
The Argopecten irradians isolate NY chromosome 9, Ai_NY, whole genome shotgun sequence DNA segment above includes these coding regions:
- the LOC138331468 gene encoding ras-related protein Rab-34-like, whose protein sequence is MSAGRTIISNTVAKDRVISKFPQAFHPDATPYQKMNFHPKVKNACAENRTGRVGLKICKAVLVGDVSVGKTSLVNRFCHDVFDRDYKATIGVDFEVEKFSILSIPFTLQIWDTAGQERFKCIAASYYRGANVVVVVFDLTDEMSLSNAAKWMHDASESASDPIKLLVGSKKDSMSDAGYEAVERRAADIANSLGAEFWAVSSKTGENVKDFFFRAVSLTFESAVLREVDTDRSQPAKQIGNDFIRVEKDNLYERKKKKGINKCCEG